A genomic window from Microbacterium sp. H1-D42 includes:
- a CDS encoding CoA ester lyase has translation MFTLGPALLFCPADRPDRFAGALQKSDAVILDLEDAVLPAAKAKARENIVAADVDPARVIVRVNAPDTRDFIKDLEALSRTSFRTVMVAKSEDPSAFDAFDATYSLIALCETARGVHRSGDIAVHQRTTALMWGAEDLVASLGGMSSRFADGTYRDVARFARAQVLVAAGAQGKTAIDAVHLDIDDLDGLAAEAADAVASGFGATACIHPKQVEAIREAYRPDPAAVEWARAVLVAADAERGVFRFEGRMVDEPVLRHARAVLGRA, from the coding sequence ATGTTCACCCTCGGCCCCGCGCTGCTGTTCTGCCCGGCGGATCGTCCGGATCGCTTCGCCGGCGCGCTGCAGAAGTCGGATGCTGTCATCCTCGACCTCGAGGATGCCGTGCTGCCCGCGGCCAAAGCCAAGGCGCGCGAGAACATCGTCGCGGCTGACGTCGATCCCGCCCGTGTGATCGTGCGAGTGAACGCCCCGGACACGAGGGACTTCATCAAAGACCTCGAGGCACTGTCGCGCACATCGTTCCGCACCGTGATGGTCGCCAAGAGCGAAGACCCCTCAGCCTTCGATGCCTTCGACGCCACCTACTCGCTGATCGCGCTGTGCGAGACCGCGCGCGGTGTGCACCGGTCGGGCGACATCGCCGTACACCAGCGCACCACGGCGCTGATGTGGGGCGCCGAGGATCTGGTCGCCTCGCTCGGGGGCATGTCGAGCCGTTTCGCAGACGGGACCTATCGCGACGTCGCGCGGTTCGCGCGTGCCCAGGTGCTGGTCGCCGCCGGCGCACAAGGCAAGACCGCGATCGATGCCGTGCATCTCGACATCGACGACCTGGACGGGCTCGCCGCCGAGGCCGCCGACGCTGTGGCATCCGGATTCGGCGCGACGGCGTGCATCCACCCCAAGCAGGTCGAGGCGATCCGCGAGGCCTACCGACCTGATCCTGCCGCCGTGGAGTGGGCACGGGCCGTGCTCGTCGCCGCCGACGCCGAGCGCGGTGTCTTCCGGTTCGAGGGGCGCATGGTCGACGAGCCGGTGCTGCGGCATGCCAGGGCGGTGCTGGGCCGGGCCTGA
- a CDS encoding MaoC family dehydratase, protein MTDIVQRGLYYEEFEVGARYLHRPGRTATEADNVLFTTLTMNTQALHLDAAFADTQQPFGQRLMNSMWTLSTMVGASVGQLTQGTLVAQLGLGEITFQHPLFHGDTLYTESVIVDKRLSSSRPGQGICTIAHTGRNQDGTIVATATRTALMHCMPKEE, encoded by the coding sequence ATGACCGATATCGTGCAGCGCGGCCTCTACTACGAGGAGTTCGAGGTCGGCGCCCGCTACCTGCATCGCCCTGGTCGCACGGCCACCGAGGCCGACAATGTGCTCTTCACGACGCTCACCATGAACACCCAGGCCCTGCACCTCGATGCGGCCTTCGCCGACACGCAGCAGCCCTTCGGGCAGCGCCTGATGAACTCGATGTGGACCCTGTCGACCATGGTCGGGGCATCCGTCGGGCAGCTGACGCAGGGCACGCTGGTCGCGCAGCTCGGGCTGGGGGAGATCACCTTTCAACACCCGCTGTTCCACGGCGACACGCTCTACACCGAGAGTGTCATCGTCGACAAGCGACTCTCATCGTCGCGCCCAGGCCAGGGCATCTGCACCATCGCGCACACGGGTCGCAACCAGGACGGCACGATCGTCGCGACAGCGACCCGCACGGCGCTCATGCACTGTATGCCGAAAGAGGAATAG
- a CDS encoding acyl-CoA dehydrogenase family protein, with protein MTDELSHADLDDDQRELAAMVRDFAEQVVAPQSYEADRTHTLNLDVVRQMGEMGLFGLPFSEEYGGQGGDYFALGIAIEGLARVDQSIAITLEAGVSLGAMPIYRFGTEEQKREYLPTLLTGEALGGFGLTEPEAGSDAGATRTTARLDGDEWVINGTKQFITNSGTAITRFVTVTAVTGDRDGRKEISTILVPNGTAGFTVEPAYDKVGWNASDTHPLTLQDVRVPAGNLIGERGSGFRNFLSILDEGRIAIAALATGAAEGCLEAAVDYAQKRVVFGAPLSTRQNAQFTLARMRARVHTARLAWHHAARLRDAGRPFAEAAAIAKLVSGDAAMDNARDATQIFGGNGFMNEYPVARHYRDSKILEIGEGTTEVQLLVIARALGLAG; from the coding sequence ATGACCGACGAACTGAGCCACGCCGATCTGGACGACGATCAGCGCGAACTCGCAGCGATGGTGCGCGACTTCGCCGAGCAGGTGGTCGCCCCGCAGTCCTACGAGGCCGATCGCACGCACACCCTGAACCTCGACGTCGTGCGCCAGATGGGCGAGATGGGCCTGTTCGGCCTGCCGTTCTCAGAGGAGTACGGCGGACAGGGCGGCGACTACTTCGCGCTCGGCATCGCCATCGAAGGCCTCGCGCGCGTCGACCAGTCGATCGCGATCACGCTCGAGGCAGGAGTCAGCCTCGGTGCGATGCCGATCTACCGCTTCGGCACCGAGGAGCAGAAGCGCGAGTACCTGCCGACGCTCCTCACTGGTGAGGCGCTGGGCGGATTCGGCCTCACCGAGCCCGAGGCCGGCAGCGACGCTGGGGCCACGCGCACGACAGCGCGTCTCGACGGCGACGAATGGGTGATCAACGGCACGAAGCAGTTCATCACCAACTCCGGCACCGCCATCACGCGCTTCGTCACGGTGACCGCCGTCACCGGCGACCGTGACGGTCGCAAGGAGATCTCGACGATCCTCGTGCCCAACGGCACTGCCGGTTTCACCGTGGAGCCCGCGTACGACAAGGTCGGCTGGAACGCCTCAGACACCCACCCGCTGACGCTGCAGGACGTGCGAGTTCCGGCCGGGAACCTGATCGGCGAACGGGGCAGCGGGTTCCGCAACTTCCTCAGCATCCTCGACGAGGGGCGCATCGCGATCGCCGCTCTCGCGACCGGAGCCGCTGAAGGGTGTCTGGAGGCCGCCGTCGACTACGCGCAGAAGCGCGTCGTGTTCGGGGCGCCGCTGAGCACCAGACAGAACGCGCAGTTCACACTCGCCCGCATGCGCGCCAGGGTGCACACCGCCCGGCTGGCCTGGCACCACGCCGCGCGCCTGCGCGACGCCGGACGCCCGTTCGCCGAGGCCGCGGCGATCGCGAAGCTCGTCTCGGGCGACGCGGCGATGGACAACGCGCGGGACGCCACGCAGATCTTCGGCGGCAATGGCTTCATGAACGAGTACCCCGTGGCACGGCACTACCGCGACTCGAAGATCCTCGAGATCGGCGAGGGCACCACCGAAGTGCAGCTGCTCGTGATCGCCCGCGCGCTCGGGCTGGCGGGGTAG
- a CDS encoding biotin carboxylase N-terminal domain-containing protein, whose amino-acid sequence MTIDLHTVLVANRGEIARRIIRTLRELGIRSIAVYSDADADAPHVREADEAVRIGASAAAESYLKVDAIMAAARDTGAQAIHPGYGFLSESVALAEACADAGVIFIGPDVNALQIMGDKARARAHVSQHGVPVVPGFDAAGLDDAQIRARADEVGYPLLVKPSAGGGGKGMEVVRSGDELASALTTARRIATAAFGDDAMVLERLVQRPRHIEVQVFGDAHGTVIALGERECTLQRRHQKVIEEAPAAHLPEAVRQRLLDAAVAAAQSVDYVGAGTVEFLVEADAVDEIFFIEMNTRLQVEHPVTEEVTGLDLVALQLHVATGGALDAPPAVRGHAIEARVYAESPERGFLPSTGRVLRFDAPSGVRVDAAVETGSEVSGFYDPMIAKVIAYGPDRATALRRLDAALARTVVLGVETNIAFLRALCQHERVASGDLDTGLIETMLPLAPAEPTERLLASAASIPAATAVGAAVGAAGPLWLALPGWRLGAPSAPAGTAFLTDDDEVVMAPADSPSGAVTARDDDGAIWVSERGVTMRLRPLSRRAAMRRRLADRMPESGPREPEGRAPMPGSIVAVHVADGDHVRAGAPLVSIEAMKMEHPVLAPHDGIVHLMVALGDQVRRDQPVVRVSEEASEQETP is encoded by the coding sequence ATGACCATCGACCTGCACACCGTCCTCGTCGCCAACCGCGGCGAGATCGCCCGCCGGATCATCCGCACGCTGCGCGAGCTCGGCATCCGCAGCATCGCGGTGTACAGCGACGCCGACGCCGACGCACCCCACGTCCGCGAGGCCGATGAGGCGGTGCGGATCGGCGCTTCTGCGGCCGCGGAGTCGTATCTGAAGGTGGATGCGATCATGGCCGCTGCGCGTGACACGGGCGCTCAGGCCATCCACCCCGGATACGGGTTCCTGTCTGAAAGCGTCGCGCTGGCCGAGGCGTGTGCCGATGCCGGCGTGATCTTCATCGGGCCCGACGTGAACGCGCTGCAGATCATGGGCGACAAGGCGCGCGCCCGCGCCCACGTGTCGCAGCACGGCGTTCCCGTGGTTCCCGGATTCGATGCCGCAGGCCTCGACGACGCGCAGATCCGCGCGCGCGCCGACGAGGTCGGGTACCCCCTGCTGGTCAAGCCCAGTGCTGGCGGCGGAGGCAAGGGGATGGAGGTCGTCCGCTCTGGCGACGAACTGGCATCCGCCCTCACCACCGCTCGCCGCATCGCGACCGCCGCCTTCGGCGATGACGCAATGGTGCTCGAGCGTCTCGTGCAGCGTCCTCGGCACATCGAGGTGCAAGTCTTCGGCGACGCGCACGGCACGGTGATCGCGCTCGGCGAGCGCGAGTGCACCCTGCAGCGGCGCCACCAGAAGGTGATCGAAGAGGCGCCGGCCGCGCACCTGCCAGAGGCCGTGCGACAACGCCTGCTGGATGCCGCCGTGGCGGCCGCCCAGAGCGTGGACTACGTCGGCGCCGGCACGGTGGAGTTCCTCGTGGAAGCGGATGCTGTCGACGAGATCTTCTTCATCGAGATGAATACCCGCCTGCAGGTCGAGCACCCTGTCACCGAGGAGGTCACGGGACTCGACCTGGTCGCGCTGCAGCTGCACGTCGCCACCGGGGGTGCGCTCGATGCACCGCCCGCCGTGCGGGGGCATGCCATCGAGGCACGTGTGTACGCAGAGTCGCCGGAACGTGGATTCCTGCCGTCGACGGGACGCGTGCTGCGCTTCGACGCGCCGTCGGGTGTGCGTGTGGATGCTGCCGTCGAGACCGGTTCAGAGGTGAGCGGGTTCTACGACCCGATGATCGCCAAGGTGATCGCGTACGGCCCCGACAGGGCAACCGCCCTGCGCCGCCTCGACGCCGCGCTGGCGCGCACCGTCGTGCTGGGCGTCGAGACGAACATCGCGTTCCTGCGGGCGCTGTGTCAGCACGAGCGCGTCGCGAGCGGAGACCTCGACACCGGACTCATCGAGACGATGCTGCCGCTGGCGCCGGCCGAGCCCACCGAGCGGCTGCTGGCATCAGCCGCATCCATTCCTGCCGCAACTGCGGTCGGCGCTGCAGTGGGCGCTGCGGGACCGCTCTGGCTGGCGCTGCCCGGCTGGCGGCTCGGGGCACCCTCCGCCCCGGCCGGCACGGCGTTCCTCACGGACGACGACGAGGTCGTCATGGCACCGGCTGACAGCCCCTCAGGTGCGGTGACGGCGCGGGATGACGACGGCGCGATCTGGGTCTCTGAACGGGGAGTCACGATGCGGCTGCGTCCGCTGTCGCGTCGCGCGGCCATGCGGCGTCGCTTGGCGGATCGGATGCCCGAATCAGGCCCGCGCGAGCCTGAGGGCCGCGCGCCCATGCCGGGCAGCATCGTCGCCGTGCACGTCGCCGACGGCGATCACGTGCGCGCCGGCGCCCCACTGGTGTCGATCGAGGCGATGAAGATGGAGCACCCGGTGCTCGCTCCGCACGACGGCATCGTTCATCTGATGGTCGCGCTCGGCGACCAGGTGCGCCGCGACCAGCCGGTCGTGCGCGTCAGCGAAGAAGCCAGCGAACAGGAGACCCCATGA
- a CDS encoding carboxyl transferase domain-containing protein: protein MPATQQTLADELRTRLAEVALGGPERSRERHVSRGKMLPRERVARLLDENSPFIEVAPLAAHGLYDGQAPAAGVIAGIGLVHGRHVMVVCNDPTVKGGTYYPLTVKKHLRAQEIALENRLPCLYLVDSGGAFLPKQDEVFPDRDHFGRIFFNQARMSAEGIPQLAAVLGSCTAGGAYVPAMSDETVIVKNQGTIFLGGPPLVKAAIGEVVTAEELGGGELHARRSGVVDHLAEDDEHALEILRDIVATLPRPAEPAWTVVPSTAPSETGSLYDAVPVDVNAGYDVHEVIDRLVDADSFREFKREYGTTLVTGFAVLHGHPIGIVANNGVLFSESALKGAHFIELCDQRGIPLLFLQNITGFMVGTDAEAGGIAKDGAKMVTAVATTRVPKLTVIIGGSFGAGNYSMCGRAYSPRFLWSWPASRISVMGGAQAASVLATVKEDQHASAGSTWTAEERAEFEAPIRSQYEAQGEPYYATARLWDDGIIDPDQTRDALGLALDVVSRTPLPEPRFGLFRM, encoded by the coding sequence ATGCCAGCCACCCAGCAGACGCTCGCCGATGAACTGCGCACGCGGCTCGCCGAGGTCGCACTCGGTGGCCCTGAACGCTCGCGCGAACGACACGTGTCGCGAGGCAAGATGCTGCCGCGCGAACGGGTCGCGCGACTGCTCGACGAGAACAGCCCGTTCATCGAAGTGGCACCTCTCGCCGCGCACGGGCTGTATGACGGTCAAGCGCCGGCGGCCGGCGTCATCGCCGGCATCGGCCTGGTGCACGGACGCCACGTCATGGTCGTCTGCAACGACCCCACCGTGAAGGGCGGCACGTACTACCCACTGACGGTGAAGAAGCACCTGCGGGCGCAGGAGATCGCGCTGGAGAACAGGCTGCCGTGCCTGTATCTCGTCGACTCGGGCGGGGCGTTCCTCCCCAAGCAGGACGAGGTCTTCCCCGACCGGGACCACTTCGGTCGCATCTTCTTCAACCAGGCGCGCATGTCGGCAGAGGGCATCCCGCAGCTCGCCGCCGTGCTGGGCTCGTGCACCGCCGGCGGCGCCTACGTGCCGGCGATGAGCGATGAGACCGTCATCGTCAAGAACCAGGGGACGATCTTCCTCGGCGGGCCGCCGCTGGTGAAGGCCGCCATCGGCGAGGTCGTCACCGCTGAGGAACTGGGCGGGGGAGAGCTGCACGCCCGCAGGTCCGGGGTCGTCGACCACCTCGCCGAGGATGACGAGCATGCGCTCGAGATCCTGCGCGACATCGTCGCGACTCTGCCGCGGCCGGCCGAGCCCGCGTGGACAGTGGTGCCGAGCACGGCGCCGAGCGAGACCGGCAGCCTGTACGACGCGGTGCCCGTCGACGTGAACGCCGGGTACGACGTGCACGAGGTGATCGACCGGCTGGTCGACGCCGACAGCTTCCGCGAGTTCAAGCGCGAGTACGGCACGACGCTCGTCACCGGGTTCGCGGTGCTGCACGGGCATCCGATCGGCATCGTCGCCAACAACGGCGTGCTGTTCAGCGAGTCCGCGCTGAAGGGCGCCCACTTCATCGAACTCTGCGACCAGCGCGGCATCCCGCTGCTGTTCCTGCAGAACATCACCGGCTTCATGGTGGGTACAGACGCCGAGGCCGGCGGCATCGCCAAGGACGGCGCCAAGATGGTCACCGCCGTCGCCACCACCCGTGTGCCCAAGCTCACCGTCATCATCGGCGGCTCGTTCGGGGCCGGCAACTACTCGATGTGCGGCCGCGCCTACTCGCCGCGCTTCCTGTGGAGCTGGCCCGCCAGCCGCATCTCGGTGATGGGTGGCGCACAGGCGGCATCCGTCCTCGCCACCGTCAAGGAGGACCAGCACGCCTCGGCAGGGTCGACGTGGACCGCCGAGGAGCGAGCGGAGTTCGAAGCCCCCATCCGCAGCCAGTACGAGGCACAGGGCGAGCCGTACTACGCCACCGCCCGGCTGTGGGATGACGGCATCATCGACCCTGACCAGACCCGCGACGCGCTGGGCCTCGCCCTTGACGTCGTCTCTCGCACGCCGCTGCCCGAACCGCGCTTCGGCCTCTTCCGGATGTGA
- a CDS encoding TetR/AcrR family transcriptional regulator → MTTPVTARDRAKAQRTDAILSASARLFAARGYSGASLEDIGAAVGISGPAVYRHFAGKQALLAALLVGVSERLVAGGDAVSAAAGSPLERMRALVDFHVDFALGNADVIRVQDRDIAHLSPESRADVRQLQRTYIELWIDGLSGIVNANRDELRLRVQACFGLLNSTPHSTSTALRSRTGTAPLLAGMALSALLAGAE, encoded by the coding sequence ATGACAACGCCCGTCACGGCTCGTGACAGAGCGAAGGCCCAGCGCACTGATGCGATCCTCAGTGCATCCGCACGCCTCTTCGCCGCGCGCGGATACTCCGGAGCGAGCTTGGAGGACATCGGGGCCGCCGTCGGCATCTCGGGTCCCGCCGTCTACCGCCATTTCGCAGGCAAGCAGGCGCTGCTCGCCGCTCTGCTCGTGGGCGTGAGCGAACGGCTGGTCGCCGGTGGCGACGCGGTGTCGGCGGCCGCTGGCTCACCGCTGGAGCGCATGCGTGCCCTGGTCGACTTCCACGTCGACTTCGCGCTCGGCAACGCTGATGTGATCCGGGTGCAGGACCGCGACATCGCACACCTCTCCCCCGAGTCGCGCGCCGACGTGCGTCAGCTGCAGCGCACCTACATCGAACTGTGGATCGACGGGCTGAGCGGGATCGTCAACGCCAACCGTGACGAACTCCGCCTGCGCGTGCAGGCCTGCTTCGGGCTGCTGAACTCCACCCCGCACAGCACCAGCACGGCGCTGCGCTCACGCACCGGCACCGCCCCGCTGCTGGCGGGCATGGCGCTGTCCGCTCTGCTCGCCGGCGCCGAGTGA